From the Actinomycetota bacterium genome, the window GCCAGCAGCGCGAGCTCGAGGAGATCCGCCGCAGCTTCGCCGAGATGGGCGCCCGCATGGGCTCCCTGTTCGAGCCGGTGGACCCCGACGAGCAGGATGCGCCGCGGCTGTCCACCCAGCCGCCGGCCCCCTCCGGCCCGCTCCCCCTCGGCCTCCAGGGCCGTCCCCGGTGGTGGTGGGCGGCCGCCCTGGCGCTGCTGTTCATCGCCGGCACCGCCTTCGGCTGGATCCTGCCCAAGGGCGGCGGCGAGCCGGAGCCGCCGGCGGCGGCACCCCAGACGACGACCGCTCCCACGGCCGCGCCCGAGACCACGGTGGTGACCCGGACCGTGGTCAGCGTGCCCGAGCAGTGCCTGGAGGCGGCCGAGCTGGCCGACGAGATCATCTCCGCCCTCACCCGCAACGAACGTGACAACCGCCTGGCCCTGAACCTCAGGGACTACACCGTAGCCAACCAGGCCTGCCGAGAGGAGGCATCGCCCTGATGCAGAGGAAGTCGCTCGCCAAGCTCCTGCTGGTGCTGGCCGGGCTCCTGGCCCTGACGGTTCCCGCCGCCAGCGCCGCCGAGACCCTCGTGCTCTCATGCGTCAAGTGCGACGAACTGATCGTGACCGGCAAGGACCTGCCGGCCAACGACGAGGTCCGAGTGGGCGTGGTCGACGTCAAGACCGGCCAGCCAACCACCGACCAGTTCTACGTCGACACCGACGCGAACGGCGCCTTCGTCAAGAAGCTCCGCATGGACCTGGGCAACCACCCGGCGCTCGAGTCGACCGTGTGGAAGAAGAACGGCGACGTGCTGGTGGTCGCCGCCCACACCCGCTTCGTCGCCCCCTGCAAGCCGGAGGACACCCTGGCCTTCACCGGGTCGCACACGCCGCTGCTGCTCGGCACGGGCCTGGTGCTGCTGGTGGCCGGCGGGCTCCTGCTCCGCGGCTCGCGCCGGGCCTACACCCCGGTCCACTAGCGACAACGGCCCAGCCGGCAAAGGGGCCCCGGAGCGCGACACTGCTCCGGGGCCCTGTCTTTGTGTCGTCCTATTCGGTCGGCGTGTAGTTGGCCACGAACTCGGTGTCGCGCACCTGCGGGCCGATCTTGGCGAACCCGCCGGGCGAGCCGAGGGGCTCGTCGCCCTCGGTGAAGAAGGCCGCGTTGGTCGCGGTGAAGTCCTTCCACTGGGCGGGCACGTCGTCCTCGTAGAAGATGGCCTCCACCGGGCAGACGGGCTCGCAGGCGCCGCAGTCCACGCACTCGTCAGGGTGGATATAGAGCATGCGGTCGCCCTCGTAGATGCAGTCGACCGGACACTCCTCGATGCAGGACTTGTCCTTGACGTCAATGCAGGGCTCGGTGATGACGTAGGTCATCTTCGGGTGGACCCCCTCGTGGGCGTTTGCTCCGGGTGCAGGGTCGATCCTACCGCCTCCCTGGCCCCGCCGAGCAGCGGCAGCAGCACGGCCCCGGCCACGACGGCCAGCCCGCCGACCACCTTGCCCGGACCGAGCCGATCGCCGAGCACGGCCACGCCGAGCGCCACGGTGAACACCGGCTCGAACGACGAGGCGATCGACGCCCAGGCCGACCCGACCCTGGCCATGCCGGCCAGGAAGGCGGCGATGGCCAGGGCGGTGCCGACCACGGCCATGGCCGCCCCGGCGGCGTACGCGGACGGCGCCGCCCCGACCAGGCCGCGCCCCCCGACCACGACGGCGGCGGCCAGGAACGAGCAGGCCGCCCCCGAGCTGACGTAGGCGCTGGCCGCCAGCGGGTCCACGCCGCGCAGCAGGTACTCCCCCACCAGGATGTAGCAGGTGTACCAGCAGGCCGAGGCCAGGCCGAGGGCGACCCCGACGGCGTCCAGCGGCTCGCCGGGCAGGCCGAGGACGAGCAGGATGCCGGCCAGGCTGAGGGCCAGCCCGGCCGCCGTGGCCCGGTCCAGGCGTGAGCGGCCAAGGGCGACCGCCCCGGCGGTGACCAGCGCCGGGTACAGGTACAGGAGCAGGGCGGCCATGCCGGCCGGGATGCGGGCCAGGGCGTTGAAGAACAGCGTCGCCTGGATGGCGTAGCCGATCCCGCCGAGGGCGAGCAGCGCCACGGCCGCCGGCCGTCCCAGGCGCAGGCTCCGCCGGGCGGCCAGGGCCAGGCCGACCAGCAGCGGGGCGGCCAGGGCGAAGCGGATGGCCAGGACCCCGACGACCCCGAGCCCGCCCGCGTACGCCTGCTTGCCGAAGATGGCCAGGCTGCCGAAGGCGGCCGCCGACAGCACGCACAGCCCCAGCCCCACCCGGTCCAGCGTCGGCCCCGGACCCCTCGGGGTCACGCGGCCAGGCCGGACAGGAACGCCGCCGGGCCGAGGGGCCGGCCGGTGGCCGAGGCGACCAGGTCGCGCCAGGGCTGGGTGGCGCCAGGGGCGAACACCCGCTCGGCCAGGAACGCACCCGCCTCCGGGCGGCCGACGAAGCCGCCCGCCTGGTCGCGCACGGCCTGGTCGAGCTGGGAGGCGAGCAGCTCGCCGAGCAGGTAGCTCTGGTAGTAGACGGGGGCGACGGCCAGGTGGATCTTGCTGGCCCAGTCGGGGGCGGTGCGGCCGGAGGGGCGGCGCAGGCCCTGGAGTGAGGAGACCAGCTCCCACCAGGCGCCGGCCAGGTCGCGGCCCGGGTCGGCGTACATGGCCTGCTCGAACCGGACCACGACCAGGCACCAGCGGGCGAACACCAGCTGGCCGGTGCGGAGCACCTCGCGGCTGGGCCCGGTCAGGGCCTCGGCGGCGGCCCGGTCGGCGCCCAGCACCCCGGAGAGGAACTCGGGGTCGCGCCGGAGCCGACCCAGCATCAGGGCCACGGC encodes:
- a CDS encoding DMT family transporter, coding for MGLGLCVLSAAAFGSLAIFGKQAYAGGLGVVGVLAIRFALAAPLLVGLALAARRSLRLGRPAAVALLALGGIGYAIQATLFFNALARIPAGMAALLLYLYPALVTAGAVALGRSRLDRATAAGLALSLAGILLVLGLPGEPLDAVGVALGLASACWYTCYILVGEYLLRGVDPLAASAYVSSGAACSFLAAAVVVGGRGLVGAAPSAYAAGAAMAVVGTALAIAAFLAGMARVGSAWASIASSFEPVFTVALGVAVLGDRLGPGKVVGGLAVVAGAVLLPLLGGAREAVGSTLHPEQTPTRGSTRR
- the fdxA gene encoding ferredoxin produces the protein MTYVITEPCIDVKDKSCIEECPVDCIYEGDRMLYIHPDECVDCGACEPVCPVEAIFYEDDVPAQWKDFTATNAAFFTEGDEPLGSPGGFAKIGPQVRDTEFVANYTPTE